One window of Ziziphus jujuba cultivar Dongzao chromosome 5, ASM3175591v1 genomic DNA carries:
- the LOC132803790 gene encoding uncharacterized protein LOC132803790: MQRNWLILPLIFPLLALSSFFFFFFFIFLNVHLKFPFISSPSNNLTIIHQTNQSHFSLLIGILTRPDNYDRRHFLRLVYGIQSSSSATIHVKFIFCNLNKPQHRIFIGLEILRFNDIIILNCTENMNGGKTYTYFSSLPTILAAKYDYVMKADDDVFIRLEPLALSLRMLPRFDLYYGFVIPCSSQNPFVEYMSGMGFLVSWDIVEWISRSEIPKTRLFGPEDKMVGEWLKIGRKAKNRYTEKPGMYDYPGTNGKCSHELIKETVAVHRLKRWDQWLHVLDFFNVTRELKAF, from the coding sequence ATGCAAAGGAATTGGCTAATTTTACCGCTTATATTTCCCTTGCTTGCTCTctcatccttcttttttttcttcttcttcatatttCTCAATGTTCATCTCAAATTCCCATTCATTTCATCTCCATCCAACAATCTCACCATTATTCATCAAACCAACCAATCCCACTTCAGCCTCCTAATCGGGATCCTAACCCGACCCGACAACTACGACCGCCGTCACTTCCTCCGCCTCGTCTACGGCATCCAATCCTCTTCCTCAGCCACAATCCACGTCAAGTTCATCTTCTGCAACCTAAACAAACCCCAACACCGCATCTTCATCGGCCTAGAAATCCTGCGTTTCAACGACATTATCATCCTCAACTGCACCGAGAATATGAACGGCGGCAAAACCTACACTTACTTCTCTTCACTCCCAACAATCCTCGCAGCCAAATACGATTACGTTATGAAAGCCGACGACGACGTTTTTATCAGGCTCGAACCCTTGGCCTTATCTCTCAGGATGTTGCCGAGGTTTGATTTGTATTATGGATTCGTAATCCCATGCAGTAGTCAAAACCCTTTTGTGGAATACATGTCGGGCATGGGGTTTTTGGTGTCTTGGGACATTGTTGAGTGGATTTCGAGGTCGGAGATTCCAAAGACGAGGCTGTTTGGTCCCGAGGATAAGATGGTCGGAGAGTGGTTGAAGATTGGTAGGAAAGCGAAGAATAGGTATACTGAGAAGCCGGGCATGTATGACTATCCCGGAACGAATGGCAAGTGTTCTCATGAGCTCATTAAAGAAACCGTGGCTGTTCATAGGCTTAAGAGGTGGGACCAATGGTTGCATGTGCTTGATTTTTTCAATGTGACTAGAGAATTAAAAGCATTCTAA